In the Juglans microcarpa x Juglans regia isolate MS1-56 chromosome 6D, Jm3101_v1.0, whole genome shotgun sequence genome, one interval contains:
- the LOC121234218 gene encoding diacylglycerol kinase 1, producing the protein MDEFRDVEMLLPIWNNKNPTDRLFIISFFIAALVGILTIAYTAFQWRRNINLSWMKAIARSKKNPKARHKVPVTPHAWILESVSRGKNLSCCVCLKSTYPSQTLGPMATSDSFIHRCDICGVAAHLSCSSSAPKDCKCVSMIGYERVMHQWAVRWAEITDQPDGAAFCSYCEEPCSGSFLGGSPIWCCMWCQRLVHVDCHSNMSSNENGDVCDLGPFRRLILSPLYVKKLNLTSAGGFLSSLTHGANEIASSVRATIRSQSKKYKHGNESSVETGNSGSTGDISTESTADTHQTNDGSHAMDENGNVSTNMEVQHQNGHVDNKLDSKPSYKRSSSINQKDESQVLRMKQRYELIDLPPDARPLLVFINKKSGAQHGDSLARRLNMLLNPVQVFELSSTEGPEVGLYLFRKVPHFRVLICGGDGTVGWVLNTIDKQNFVSPPPVAILPAGTGNDLARVLSWGGGLGSVERQGGLCTVLNHIEHAAVTILDRWKVAILNKEGKQLSPKFMNNYLGVGCDAKVALDIHNLREENPEKFYNQFMNKVLYAREGAKSIMDRTFADFPFEVRVEVDGVEVEVPEDAEGVLVANIGSYMGGVDLWQNEDESYDNFDPQSMHDKILEVVSISGTWHLGKLQVGLSRARRLAQGQTIKIQLLAGLPVQIDGEPWFQYPCTLVISHHGQAFMLKRVAEEPLGHAAAIITDVLENAETNHIINASQKRALLQEMALRLS; encoded by the exons ATGGATGAATTCAGAGATGTTGAGATGTTACTTCCCATTTGGAACAACAAGAATCCAACGGATCGGCTATtcattatatctttttttattgctGCCCTAGTTGGAATTTTGACAATTGCCTATACGGCCTTTCAGTGGAGGAGAAACATCAATCTAAGTTGGATGAAAGCCATAGCCAGGtcaaagaaaaatccaaaggcAAGGCACAAAGTGCCTGTAACTCCTCATGCTTGGATTCTAGAATCTGTATCTCGTGGAAAAAATTTAAGTTGTTGTGTCTGCTTGAAGTCCACATACCCTTCTCAAACTCTGGGGCCTATGGCAACTTCAGACAGTTTTATTCACCGTTGTGACATTTGTGGTGTGGCAGCACATTTAAGCTGCTCCTCCAGCGCACCTAAGGATTGTAAATGTGTATCTATGATTGGATATGAGCGTGTGATGCACCAGTGGGCTGTTCGTTGGGCAGAGATTACAGATCAGCCTGATGGAGCTGCTTTTTGTAGCTACTGTGAGGAACCATGTAGTGGGTCTTTCCTTGGTGGATCCCCTATATGGTGTTGCATGTGGTGTCAAAGACTGGTACATGTAGATTGCCACAGTAATATGTCGTCTAATGAAAATGGTGATGTATGCGATTTAGGGCCATTCAGAAGGTTGATTCTATCACCACTCTATGTTAAGAAGTTAAACCTGACATCTGCAGGTGGCTTTTTAAGCTCGCTTACTCATGGAGCCAATGAGATAGCATCTTCAGTGCGTGCAACTATACGGAGTCAGAGCAAGAAGTACAAGCATGGAAATGAATCCTCTGTTGAAACTGGAAATAGTGGTAGTACTGGGGACATTTCCACAGAAAGCACTGCCGATACTCATCAAACAAATGATGGTTCTCATGCAATGGATGAAAATGGTAATGTTAGTACGAATATGGAGGTTCAACACCAAAATGGTCATGTAGATAATAAACTGGATTCAAAGCCCAGTTACAAAAGAAGTTCTTCAATCAATCAGAAGGATGAGTCTCAGGTATTAAGGATGAAACAGAGGTATGAGTTGATTGATTTGCCTCCAGATGCAAGGCCGTTGTTAGTTTTCATCAACAAGAAGAGTGGGGCTCAGCATGGGGATTCACTTGCACGACGATTAAATATGCTTTTGAATCCTGTTCAG GTTTTTGAGTTGAGCTCAACAGAGGGTCCAGAGGTGggtctttatttatttagaaaggtGCCTCACTTTAGAGTTCTTATATGCGGGGGAGACGGTACTGTTGGTTGGGTGTTGAATACCATAGACAAGCAAAATTTTGTTTCTCCTCCTCCGGTTGCGATTCTTCCTGCTGGGACTGGAAATGATCTGGCCAGGGTCCTTTCTTGGGGAGGTGGTTTGGGCTCAGTGGAGAGGCAAGGAGGCCTTTGTACAGTGTTAAACCACATAGAACACGCTGCAGTAACTATTCTAGACCGTTGGAAGGTAgcaattttaaataaagaaggAAAGCAGCTCTCACCAAAATTTATGAACAACTATCTTG GTGTTGGGTGTGACGCGAAGGTTGCTCTGGACATTCATAATCTGCGGGAGGAAAATCCAGAGAAGTTCTATAACCAA TTTATGAATAAAGTTCTTTATGCAAGAGAGGGCGCTAAGAGTATAATGGATAGGACATTTGCTGATTTTCCTTTTGAAGTTCGTGTTGAGGTGGATGGGGTTGAGGTTGAAGTTCCTGAG GATGCAGAAGGTGTACTTGTTGCCAACATTGGGAGCTACATGGGTGGTGTAGATCTATGGCAAAATGAGGATGAAAGTTATGATAATTTTGATCCACAATCTATGCATGATAAGATACTTGAGGTTGTGAGCATATCGGGGACATGGCACCTGGGGAAGCTTCAG GTTGGGCTTTCTCGTGCTCGAAGACTTGCACAAGGGCAAACAATTAAGATACAGCTCTTAGCTGGATTACCCGTTCAAATTGATGGGGAGCCTTGGTTTCAGTATCCTTGTACATTGGTAATATCTCATCATGgccag GCCTTCATGTTGAAGAGGGTGGCTGAGGAACCTCTTGGTCATGCGGCTGCCATTATCACTGATGTGCTCGAGAATGCTGAGACAAATCACATAATTAATGCCTCGCAGAAGCGAGCTCTCCTACAAGAAATGGCGCTGAGGCTGTCCTAG